GCGGCGTGTTGCTGGCCCTGACCATGTCGAATGCCGGCGGGGCGTGGGACAACGCCAAAAAATACGTCGAAAAGGGCAACCTGGGCGGCAAGGGTTCCGATGTCCACAAGGCCTGTGTCGTCGGCGATACGGTCGGGGATCCGTTCAAGGACACCTCCGGTCCCTCGATGAACATCCTGATCAACGTGCTCGCCATCGTCAGCCTGGTGATCGCGCCGCTGTTGCGATGACGGTGGAATCGCGCGGGCGGCACTTGCCGCCCGCGCAGACCCTTACTTCAGTTCGAATCCCGCCGTGAGCCGTTTCGGAACCGGCACGTTCTTCGTCCGTACGTACGCCGGCAGGCCGTTCTTGTAGGGCGGATAGTCCTCTCCCCGGATGAGCGGCAGCAGATAGGCGCGGCACGCCGCGGTGATGCCGAAGCCGTCCTTCGTGATGAAATTCTTCGGCATCATCTTTTCCACGTTGGCGACCTTGTCGAGTGGGGCCAGCCCGATCTTCCAGCGATACGGGCGATTGGAGAGGCGCTCGATGGTCGGCATGACGGCGTTGTGACCCTTGAGCGCGAGCTGCACCGCGGCCTTGCCGACGGCGTAGGCCTGATCCACATCCGTCTTCGAGGCAATGTGGCGCGCGGCCCGTTGCAGATAGTCCGCCACGCCCCAGTGGTATTTGAGACCAAGTCGTTGCCTGATCAGAGCGGCGATCACGGGGGCGACGCCACCGAGCTGCGCGTGACCGAAGGCGTCGCGCAGGCCCTGATCGGACAGGAACTTGCCGTCGCTTCCCCGCACACCTTCGGAGACCACGACCGAGCAGTAGCCATATTGACGCACCATGGCGTCGACCCGGGCCAGAAACCGGTCCGCCTCGAACGGGATCTCCGGGAACAGGATGACGACCGGCAGGTCGAGGTCCGCGTCGGCGGCGAGTCCTCCGGCGGCGGCGATCCAGCCGGCATGGCGGCCCATGACCTCGAGCACGAAGACCTTGGTGGAGGTCTTGGCCATCGATGCGACGTCGAAGCTGGCCTCGCGCGTCGAGACCGCGACGTACTTGGCCACCGAACCGAAGCCCGGGCAGTTGTCGGTGATCGGCAGATCGTTATCGACGGTCTTCGGGATGTGGATGGCCTGGACCGGGTAGCCGAGACTGGCGGATAGCTGTGAGATCTTGAGACAGGTATCCGCGGAATCGCCGCCGCCGTTGTAAAAGAAATAACCGATGTCGTGCGCCGCGAATACCTCGATCAGGCGCTCGTATTCACGCCGGTTCTGTTCCAGTCCCTTGAGCTTGTAGCGGCAGGAACCGAACGCCCCGGACGGTGTGTGGCGCAGCCCGGCGATGGCGCGGCGGGTTTCCCTGCCGGTATCGATCAGGTCTTCGGTCAGGGCGCCGATGATGCCGTTACGGCCGGCATATACCCGGCCGATCCTGTCCCGGTGCTGGCGCGCGGTCTCGATCACGCCGCAGGCGGAGGCATTGATGACGGCGGTGACGCCGCCGGACTGTGCGTAAAAGGCATTGCGTCGGGTCATTGCGGATCCCCTCCCTAGTCATGACATGGCCGAACAGAACGCGAACGCTTCGACTCCATAAAATACGCTTTGCAGGGAAGAGAAAAAACGGTATAAGCATACGTCATGTCATTTGTCTGCCTGATGAGCGCCGTCATGGATGCGGCCGCTCCGCTCCTTGAGTTGACAAGATATTGAAATCGTTGATCTTTATGAAAAAAGACCAATAATTTAGGACGGGGTAAACGATATGAGAATCGTATTGCTGGGGGCGCCAGGCTCGGGGAAGGGGACACAGGCCAAGTTGCTGACGGAGCAATACCGGGTGCCGCAGATCTCGACCGGGGACCTGCTGCGCGCCGCGGTCAAGTCGGGGACGCCGCTCGGCCTGCAGGCCAAGGCGGCAATGGATGCCGGCCGGCTGGTATCGGACGATCTGGTGCTGGCGATGATCCGCGAGCGTCTGTCGCAGCCGGATGCCCGCAACGGATTCATTCTTGATGGATTTCCCCGCAATCTGGCGCAGGCGCAGACCCTGGATGCGATGCTCGATCGCATGGAACAGCCGCTTGATGCCGCCCTCCTGATCGATGTCGACCTCGATATCCTGATGCAGCGCATGACCGGGCGCCGCACCTGCGAGTCCTGCGGCCAGACCTACAACATCTACAGTTCGCCGTCCAAGCTGGAAGACCGCTGCGACAAGTGCGGGGGCAATCTGCGTCACCGGGCGGACGACAACGAGGAGACCATCGGCAACCGGTTGCGGGTCTACGAGGCGCAGACGTCACCGCTCATTGAATACTATCGCGCGCAGAACCGGCTCAAGACCGTGCAGGGTGTGGGCGAGATCGCGCATATCTTCGCCGCCATCAAGCAGGTCGTGCAGGAGGCCCAGCGCGCCACGCAGGTGGCCAAGGCGGCCATGGCCGCGCCCGCCGTCCCGGCTACGCCGGCAGTGACCGCAAAAGCCGCCGGCGGCAAGCCGGCGGTGAAGAAGACGGCGGCGGCCAAGGCGAAGCCCGCCGCAGTGACCAAGAAGGCGGCGCCGAAGAAGAAACCCGCTGCGAAGAAGAAGCCCGCCACCAAGAAGAAGCCGTCAAGACCAACGGGCAAGAAGACGGCCGTGGCCAGGAAGAGGCCCGTTGCGAAGAAGAAACCCGCTGCCGGCAAGAAGGCGACCGTCAAGAAGAAAACGCTCGCCCGTGCGAAGCCCGCGCTGAAGAAGAAGGGCGCGACGAAAAAGAAGGTCGTTACGAAGAAGACCGCCGCGAAGAAAAAGCCGGTGCCGAAGAAAAAGGCCGTGATAAAGAAGAAGGTCAAAGCGAAACGCCCGGCACGCCGCAAGTGACGGCTTGGGCCGTGCGCGGCTGCTGAGATATGACTTCATCATCCAGAGATTTTTCGGGCCGCTATCCGGGTCGGCGCCTGCGTCGCATGCGGCGCAGTGATTTCAGCCGCCGCCTGATGCGCGAGACCCGCCTCAGTGCTGACGATCTCATTTACCCCGTTTTCGTGCTGGAAGGCGAACGCCGCCGCGAGGCGGTGCCGTCCATGCCGGGCGTGGAGCGGCTCAGCATCGACGAACTGCTGGGCGAGGCCGCAACGGTCGCCGCGCTGGGCATCCCGGCGCTGGCGCTGTTTCCGGTCACCCCGCCCGAGCGCAAGTCGCTCGACGCGCGCGAGGCCTACAATCCGGACGGCTTGGCGCAGCGCGCGGTGCGCGCGCTAAAGCAGGCGCTGCCCGGTCTCGGCGTCATCACCGATGTCGCGCTCGACCCGTTCACCACCCACGGACAGGACGGGCTGATCGACGACACCGGTTATGTGGTGAACGACGCGACAGTCGAGGTGCTGGTGCGCCAGGCCTTGTCGCATGCCGAGGCGGGCGCCGATATCGTCGCGCCCTCGGACATGATGGATGGCCGCATTGGCGCGATCCGCCGGGCGCTGGAGGAGGCCGGCCACGTCAACACCCGCATCCTCGCCTACGCGGCGAAGTATGCCTCCAATTTTTACGGTCCCTTCCGCGACGCCGTCGGTTCGGCGGCCAATCTCGGCGGCGGCGACAAGTACAGCTACCAGATGGATCCCGCCAATTCCGATGAGGCCTTGTGGGAGGTGGCGCTCGATCTGGAGGAAGGCGCCGACATGGTCATGATCAAGCCGGGCCTGCCTTACCTCGACATCGTGCGTCGCATCAAGGACGAATTCGGGGCGCCCACGTTCGTCTATCAGGTCAGCGGCGAATACGCCATGCTGAAGGCGGCGGCGGAGCGCGGCTGGCTGAACGAGCGCGCCGTGGTCATGGAAAGCCTGCTGGCGATGAAGCGCGCCGGCGCGGACGCCATCCTGACCTATTTCGCCCGCGAGGCGGCCGCCTGGCTGAAGACCTAGCGCGGGAAAAGTGTGGAATCCGGGGGTCGCGCACCGTTCCCGGACTTCCGGCGCCCCGCGTCCGCACCATGACCCGGATTCTTGTATCTTTCCGCCTGACTCTTTAACCTCGATTCATGTCTTCGCTGTTTGATTTCGACGCCCCCCCGGACCGCTACGCGGTGATGGGCAATCCGGTCTCGCACAGCCTGTCGCCCGCCATCCACGCCGAGTTTGCGCGCCAGACCGGCCAGCGTCTGGTCTACGAGGCGATCCAGGTGGACGAGGGCGGGTTCGAGCAGGCGGCCGGGAATTTCAGCGCCGCCGGCGGCAAGGGGCTCAATGTCACCGTGCCCTTCAAGCGCGTTGCCTGGGACTGGGTCGAGCGGCGCAGCGCGCGCGCCGAGCGCGCCGGTGCGGTCAATACCATCCGCTTCGATGCAGATGCCACCTTCGGTGACAACACCGACGGCGTGGGTCTGGTGCGCGACATCACGCTCAATCTGGACGCCGCCATCACCGGCCGGCGCGTGCTGATCGCGGGCGCGGGCGGCGCGGTGCGCGGGGTGCTGGCTCCCATTCTCGAACAGGGTCCGCGCGAACTGGTGATTACCAACCGCAGCGTCGACAAGGCCCTGGAACTGGCGGAGCAATTCTCCGACGCGGTGTCGCGGGTGAGCGCTTGTTCATTCGAGGCCCTGGCCGGACGCGAATTCGATCTGATCATCAACGGGACGGCGGCGAGTCTGCACGGCGCGGAACTGCCCCTGCCGCCGTCGGTGCTGGCGCCGGGCTGTGTGTGCTACGACATGATGTACGCGGCGCGGCCCACGCCGTTCCTGCGGTGGGCGCAGGCGCACGGCGCGGCGCGCGCCGTGGACGGTCTGGGCATGCTGGTCGAGCAGGCGGCGGAATCCTTTTTCCTCTGGCGCGGCGTGCGGCCGGAGACCGCGCCGGTGATCGTGAAGATGCGCGCGCTGCTGTCTTCCCGGGCGGGCTGAGCACGGCGCGGCGGATTCTGCGCGAAATTTCTGTGACCTGCGTCTAAAGTTCTCCCGGATTTCATCCGACACAGGGCCGTATCCCTGTCCACGGAAGCGATCGATGAATCTTGCCAATGTCAGCGCCTGGGGTGCGAGTCGGCACCCGGCGGCGCATTCGCACCGAGACGGATCGGCAGCGACGCGATCCGGTGCGGTGCGCGGCGCCGACGCCGCGCACCGTTGCCGCGGGGCGCATGCCAAGGCGCCGACGACGCTGTCGACCGAGCGCGCATTGGCCGTGGATATGAGCCAGTCGCGCAGCCTGCAGCTCGATATCACGACCGCGGAAGGGGACCGGGTCACGCTCACCTTGTCCGATGCCCGTTCGCTGCGCCTGGCGGCGAGCCAGGCATTGGATGGTGCCTCATCGGCGTTTGCCCTGGACGCCTCCGTGTCGATGCGCGGGAATATCGCCTACAGCGTCGAGGGTGAACTGAGCGCGGAGGAATCCGCTGCCATCGACGGGCTGCTCGCCCGCGTCGACGAACTCGCCGGCCGCTTCTTCAGCGGGGATATCGCGGGATTGCTCACGCAGGCGGGCGAATCCGCCTTCGACATGGAGGGCTTGGCCTCGTTCTCCCTACAGATGGACATGAGCCGCGATATGCAGGCTACGGCCGCCTACCGTTCGGTGCAGGCCATGGCGGGCGGAGCCGCGATCGAGACCCTGACCGGTTTCATCAGCGCCCTCGACGTAGCGCGCGAGTCCAGCGCCGGATACAAGGATCTGTTCGATGGCTTGCTGAAGGCCGCCACGGAATTACTGGGTTCGGCATCGGGCGCCGGACCGGCGGACGCGGTTGCGAGCGGGAATTCCGCCCTCAGTCTGCTCGATCGCATGCTGTCCGCGCTGGATACGGCGCAACCCGCAGCCACGGAAACGCCGGCCACTGCGGCGGCATGATTGCTCGCCGGATTCAGCTCGCGGGCGACTCCTGCAGATGGCGGTCCTTGAGTTGGACGTAATGCCGCGCCGAAAATTCCAGGTACTCCAGTTCCTTTTCCGTCAGGGCCCGCGCCCGTTTCACCGGGCTGCCGAGGTATAGAAACCCGCTCTCCAGCACCTTGTTCGGCGGCACCAGGCTGCCGGCGCCGATCATGACGCGGCTTTGGATGACCGCGCCATCGAGCACGGTGGAGCCCATGCCGACCAGGACCAGATCCTCCACCGTGCAGGCGTGCAGGATGACGCCATGGCCGACGGTGACGTCAGCGCCGATGATCAGCGCCCGTCCGCCGGGGTTGAAGCGGTTGTCCTGCGTGACGTGCAATACGGAGCCATCCTGGATGTTGGTGCGCGCGCCGATGCGGATCGCCTGCACATCGCCGCGCGCGACCGCCATCGGCCACAGCGAGACATCGTCGCCGAGGACCACATCACCGAGCACCAGCGCGGACGCATCGACGAAGGCGCGCGCGCCTAGGAGCGGTGTCTTGCCGGAAAAATTTCGTATTGCCATGATATGCCTCGGCCGATTCGGGTGCGAAGCTCAAGGGCCGCATGTGTTTGGCATCCGGTCCTGAGTTGACCACGGCCATGCGCCATGGCCATGATGTCCCCATGGTACATTACCGGGACGGACCGGTGAACGGTAGGGAGCAGGGCGCGGCGCATGGATACGAATACAGGGGCTCAGATGGACAATCCGCTGCTGGCGGCCGAGGGACTGCCGGCTTTCCACGCGATCCGGGCCGCGCACGTCGTGCCCGCCATCGAGCGCGTGCTGGCGGATAATCGCGCCCGCATCGACCGGCTGCTCGAGGCAGGCGGGGAGTGTGACTGGGACACGCTGGTCCGTCCGCTGGAGCATCTCGCCTACCGCCTGAACCGGGTGTGGTCGCCCGTGGGCCACCTGAATGCGGTGGTCAACACGCCCGAGCTGCGCGAGGCCTACAATACCTGCCTTCCCCTGCTGAGCGCCTATGCGAGCGAGCTGGGCCAGAACGAGGGACTCTATCGCGCGTACCAGGCCGTCGAGCGCCGCGCGGATTTCGGCCGCCTGCAGCCGGCGCAGAGGAAGATCGTCGAGAACGCGCTGCGCGACTTCCGCCTTTCCGGCATCGCCCTCGATGAGCGCGACAAGGCGCGCTACCGCGAGCTGATGCAGGAGCTCTCCCTGCTGACCGCCCGCTTCGAGCAGAACCTGCTCGACGCCACCCAGGCCTGGAGTCGTCACGTCGAGGATGAATCCCTGCTCGCCGGATTGCCGGAGCTGGCGCGCGCCATGGCGCGGCAGACGGCGCAGCAGCGCGGACAGGAGGGCTGGCTGTTCACCCTGGAATATCCCTCCTACAGCGCGCTGATGACCTACGCTGATGATCGCGGGCTGCGGCGTGAGATGTACGAGGCCTTTGTCACGCGCGCGTCCGATCAGGGGCCGCACGCCGGGCGTTGGGACAACGGGCCGGTGATGGAGCGGATCCTGGCGCTGCGCCACGAGGAGGCGCGCCTGCTCGGTTTCGCCAACTATGCCGAGCGTTCGCTCGCGACTAAGATGGCGCGCGATACGCGCCAGGTGGTCGAATTCCTACGCGATCTGGCCGCCCGGTCCCTGCCGGGCGCACGGCGCGAACTGGAGGAGTTGCGTGCCTTCGCCCGCGCGCAGCTCGGACTGGAGGAGCTTGAGGCCTGGGATGTGATGTACTGTTCAGAGCGCCTGCGCCAGCATACCTACGCGGTCTCGCAGGAGGAATTGCGGGCCTATTTCCCCGCGCCGCGCGTGCTGGCCGGGCTGTTCGAGATCGCGCGCCGGCTCTACGGGATGTCCATCGCCGAGATTCCAGGCGTCGAGACCTGGCACCCGGACGTGCATTTCTACGAGATCCGCGACGCGCACGGCGAGGCGCGCGGACAGTTCTATTTCGATCTCTACGCGCGTCCGCACAAACGCGGCGGCGCCTGGATGGACGAGTGTCTCGGACGGCGGCGC
This DNA window, taken from Gammaproteobacteria bacterium, encodes the following:
- a CDS encoding 6-phosphofructokinase, translating into MTRRNAFYAQSGGVTAVINASACGVIETARQHRDRIGRVYAGRNGIIGALTEDLIDTGRETRRAIAGLRHTPSGAFGSCRYKLKGLEQNRREYERLIEVFAAHDIGYFFYNGGGDSADTCLKISQLSASLGYPVQAIHIPKTVDNDLPITDNCPGFGSVAKYVAVSTREASFDVASMAKTSTKVFVLEVMGRHAGWIAAAGGLAADADLDLPVVILFPEIPFEADRFLARVDAMVRQYGYCSVVVSEGVRGSDGKFLSDQGLRDAFGHAQLGGVAPVIAALIRQRLGLKYHWGVADYLQRAARHIASKTDVDQAYAVGKAAVQLALKGHNAVMPTIERLSNRPYRWKIGLAPLDKVANVEKMMPKNFITKDGFGITAACRAYLLPLIRGEDYPPYKNGLPAYVRTKNVPVPKRLTAGFELK
- a CDS encoding adenylate kinase, with translation MRIVLLGAPGSGKGTQAKLLTEQYRVPQISTGDLLRAAVKSGTPLGLQAKAAMDAGRLVSDDLVLAMIRERLSQPDARNGFILDGFPRNLAQAQTLDAMLDRMEQPLDAALLIDVDLDILMQRMTGRRTCESCGQTYNIYSSPSKLEDRCDKCGGNLRHRADDNEETIGNRLRVYEAQTSPLIEYYRAQNRLKTVQGVGEIAHIFAAIKQVVQEAQRATQVAKAAMAAPAVPATPAVTAKAAGGKPAVKKTAAAKAKPAAVTKKAAPKKKPAAKKKPATKKKPSRPTGKKTAVARKRPVAKKKPAAGKKATVKKKTLARAKPALKKKGATKKKVVTKKTAAKKKPVPKKKAVIKKKVKAKRPARRK
- the hemB gene encoding porphobilinogen synthase gives rise to the protein MTSSSRDFSGRYPGRRLRRMRRSDFSRRLMRETRLSADDLIYPVFVLEGERRREAVPSMPGVERLSIDELLGEAATVAALGIPALALFPVTPPERKSLDAREAYNPDGLAQRAVRALKQALPGLGVITDVALDPFTTHGQDGLIDDTGYVVNDATVEVLVRQALSHAEAGADIVAPSDMMDGRIGAIRRALEEAGHVNTRILAYAAKYASNFYGPFRDAVGSAANLGGGDKYSYQMDPANSDEALWEVALDLEEGADMVMIKPGLPYLDIVRRIKDEFGAPTFVYQVSGEYAMLKAAAERGWLNERAVVMESLLAMKRAGADAILTYFAREAAAWLKT
- the aroE gene encoding shikimate dehydrogenase; the encoded protein is MSSLFDFDAPPDRYAVMGNPVSHSLSPAIHAEFARQTGQRLVYEAIQVDEGGFEQAAGNFSAAGGKGLNVTVPFKRVAWDWVERRSARAERAGAVNTIRFDADATFGDNTDGVGLVRDITLNLDAAITGRRVLIAGAGGAVRGVLAPILEQGPRELVITNRSVDKALELAEQFSDAVSRVSACSFEALAGREFDLIINGTAASLHGAELPLPPSVLAPGCVCYDMMYAARPTPFLRWAQAHGAARAVDGLGMLVEQAAESFFLWRGVRPETAPVIVKMRALLSSRAG
- a CDS encoding gamma carbonic anhydrase family protein is translated as MAIRNFSGKTPLLGARAFVDASALVLGDVVLGDDVSLWPMAVARGDVQAIRIGARTNIQDGSVLHVTQDNRFNPGGRALIIGADVTVGHGVILHACTVEDLVLVGMGSTVLDGAVIQSRVMIGAGSLVPPNKVLESGFLYLGSPVKRARALTEKELEYLEFSARHYVQLKDRHLQESPAS
- the prlC gene encoding oligopeptidase A; this translates as MDNPLLAAEGLPAFHAIRAAHVVPAIERVLADNRARIDRLLEAGGECDWDTLVRPLEHLAYRLNRVWSPVGHLNAVVNTPELREAYNTCLPLLSAYASELGQNEGLYRAYQAVERRADFGRLQPAQRKIVENALRDFRLSGIALDERDKARYRELMQELSLLTARFEQNLLDATQAWSRHVEDESLLAGLPELARAMARQTAQQRGQEGWLFTLEYPSYSALMTYADDRGLRREMYEAFVTRASDQGPHAGRWDNGPVMERILALRHEEARLLGFANYAERSLATKMARDTRQVVEFLRDLAARSLPGARRELEELRAFARAQLGLEELEAWDVMYCSERLRQHTYAVSQEELRAYFPAPRVLAGLFEIARRLYGMSIAEIPGVETWHPDVHFYEIRDAHGEARGQFYFDLYARPHKRGGAWMDECLGRRRLDGETQIPVAYLVCNFTPPVGAEPACLTHDEVLTLFHEFGHGLHHMLTQVDYPSVAGIQGVAWDAVELPSQFMENWCWQSEALGLISGHRHTGAPLPAELFERLLAARNFQSGMKMLRQLEFALFDFRLHLDYDPARGGRVYEILQQVRDEAAVLKPPSFNRFPHSFSHIFAGGYAAGYYSYKWAEVLSSDAFSLFEERGVFDMETGIRFLSTVLEQGGSRDPLELFVEFRGREPQIDALLRHHGLVA